From the Lolium rigidum isolate FL_2022 chromosome 2, APGP_CSIRO_Lrig_0.1, whole genome shotgun sequence genome, one window contains:
- the LOC124690453 gene encoding uncharacterized protein LOC124690453: MLEMMMRFCSSWALRASPDLLGVESPTEPLSIILLLETAKVVLVLDNCEQGKVSRCLFYFLVLLAGRFPTMRRQGEEGVLCISFPSPSRSSGSQRGSASIGPSLHLHAFADYRSRCILYLCI, encoded by the exons ATGTTGGAGATGATGATGAGGTTTTGCAGCAGCTGGGCACTTCGTGCCTCTCCCGATCTGCTCGGCGTGGAATCCCCGACCGAGCCCCTCTCCATTATCCTCTTGCTTGAGACTGCCAAGGTCGTTCTCGTCCTTGACAACTGCGAGCAGGGCAAGGTCAGCCGCTGCCTCTTCTATTTCTTGGTCCTCCTGGCTGGACGGTTCCCCACCATGAGAAGACAGGGAGAGGAGGGCGTGCTCTGCATCTCCTTCCCTAGCCCCTCTAGATCGAGCGGCAGCCAACGAGGTTCAGCATCCATCGGCCCATCTCTCCACCTCCACGCCTTTGCTGATTACAG ATCCAGATGTATTTTGTATCTATGCATATAA
- the LOC124690452 gene encoding ETHYLENE INSENSITIVE 3-like 5 protein gives MEHKDGPGGDAQADLERQQLEQEEMSDSESGSESVEISDLKKRMWKDQMLLTKLEGRAGARGVAVPARASTSSDGAGDEEPPDVRCRRKAMLRAQDGVLRHMLRMMEACNARGFVYGVIDEAGEPMSGSSDSLRGWWKENVSFDRAGPMGLVGPMGGSPLGLASCLHRLQDIQDSTLGSVLSALIQHCEPPQRSFPLERGLAPPWWPTGHESWWGTQGEMQAHQGVPPYRKPHDLKKAWKVSLLSAVIKHMSPRFDQMRKLVWQSKRLQQKMSARESETWSKVLRQEEALSSRLKTSLRITPLDQEEEDDEVKTKKDGEERDKDDMGGAVRGEHGKRKRESSRSSSPSGRCPRPTGGKPSELTIMLPDQLAAATTEESRSPIDELMKLYYSCIHGAESYGSPGKDDMALIPPVVLDGIDEVAQDVLFDIIGSCPEVEDVLRLMGE, from the coding sequence ATGGAGCACAAAGACGGACCTGGCGGTGATGCCCAGGCCGACCTTGAGCGGCAGCAGCTGGAGCAGGAGGAGATGAGCGACTCTGAATCGGGCTCTGAATCGGTCGAGATCTCGGACCTGAAGAAGCGCATGTGGAAGGACCAGATGCTGCTCACGAAGCTCGAGGGCCGCGCGGGCGCCAGGGGCGTGGCAGTGCCTGCCCGGGCATCCACGTCATCGGacggcgccggcgacgaggaaCCTCCCGACGTGCGGTGCCGCCGGAAGGCCATGCTCCGCGCGCAGGACGGCGTCCTCCGGCACATGCTGAGGATGATGGAGGCCTGCAACGCGCGCGGGTTCGTGTATGGCGTCATCGACGAGGCCGGCGAGCCCATGTCCGGCTCCTCCGACAGCCTCCGTGGCTGGTGGAAGGAGAACGTGAGCTTCGACCGCGCCGGCCCGATGGGTCTGGTCGGCCCCATGGGCGGAAGCCCGCTAGGCCTGGCCTCCTGCCTCCACCGGCTGCAGGACATCCAAGACAGCACGTTGGGATCGGTGCTCTCTGCGCTTATCCAACACTGCGAGCCGCCGCAACGGAGCTTCCCGCTGGAGcgcggcctggcgccgccgtggtgGCCGACGGGACACGAGTCCTGGTGGGGAACACAGGGAGAGATGCAGGCCCACCAGGGCGTGCCGCCGTACCGGAAGCCGCACGACCTCAAGAAGGCGTGGAAGGTGTCCCTTCTGAGCGCGGTGATCAAGCACATGAGCCCGCGCTTCGACCAGATGCGCAAGCTCGTGTGGCAGTCCAAGCGGCTGCAGCAGAAGATGAGCGCCAGGGAGTCCGAGACCTGGTCCAAGGTGCTCCGGCAGGAGGAGGCGCTTAGCAGCCGGCTGAAGACCTCGCTGCGGATCACGCCACTCGatcaggaggaagaggatgacgagGTGAAGACGAAGAAGGATGGGGAGGAAAGGGACAAGGATGACATGGGAGGCGCTGTGCGCGGTGAGCATGGCAAGCGCAAGCGGGAGAGCTCCCGGAGCAGCAGCCCGAGTGGGAGGTGCCCCCGTCCGACAGGCGGGAAGCCATCAGAGCTGACCATAATGCTGCCCGATCAGCTCGCTGctgcgaccacggaggagagccGGAGCCCGATCGACGAGCTCATGAAGCTGTACTACAGCTGCATACATGGGGCCGAAAGCTACGGCAGCCCGGGGAAGGACGATATGGCGCTGATACCTCCCGTTGTGCTGGACGGCATAGATGAGGTGGCGCAGGATGTCTTGTTTGATATCATTGGGAGCTGCCCGGAAGTAGAAGACGTGTTACGCTTGATGGGAGAGTGA